One window of Brevibacterium pigmentatum genomic DNA carries:
- a CDS encoding class-III pyridoxal-phosphate-dependent aminotransferase, with product MDITEITPEQRATEEAAYARDQSALAHIQNLRFFPLVVSGGSGARLRTASGRELIDLSASWTASAFGHGNPTIAEAVHRAALTGAGSSALSAAVTGTTEVAERLVNTVPVKHPERAYLGLSGSDANTAAVEAARRATGRPTIVSFSGSYHGGFGTSRDVSGITESPGPGSLVFDYPLTEAALSQLRPQLTEALKSGTVAAVITEAIQCDGGVRVPDAGFLPTLRELCEATDTLLILDEVKAGLGRTGSLFAFEASDIRPDIVTLGKSLGGGLPISAVIGPEAVLDVAPASALLTNAGAPICAAAADAVLDLATDPALAEEVDSLGPRARERIADYRGSERAGVDSIVEVRGRGLLLGVELRAPAGSQLDDGQLAALTIYRAWELGVVVYVVRNNVLEISPPLQIAPYDLDRGIEIILGALDDVVSGRVPAEVLDRFAGW from the coding sequence ATGGACATCACCGAGATCACCCCCGAACAGCGTGCCACCGAGGAAGCCGCCTACGCCCGAGACCAGTCCGCGCTGGCCCATATCCAGAATCTGCGCTTCTTCCCTCTGGTCGTCTCCGGAGGATCCGGCGCGAGGCTGCGCACTGCCTCGGGGCGGGAACTCATCGACCTCTCGGCCAGCTGGACGGCCTCGGCCTTTGGGCATGGAAACCCCACCATCGCCGAGGCGGTCCACCGTGCCGCTCTCACCGGCGCGGGCTCCTCCGCACTGTCTGCAGCAGTCACCGGCACCACCGAGGTGGCCGAACGGCTGGTGAACACGGTGCCGGTGAAGCACCCCGAACGTGCCTACCTCGGGCTCAGCGGCAGCGACGCGAATACGGCCGCCGTCGAAGCTGCCCGTCGCGCAACCGGGCGACCCACAATCGTCTCCTTCTCCGGCAGCTACCACGGTGGCTTCGGCACCTCCCGCGATGTCTCCGGCATCACTGAGTCCCCCGGTCCCGGGTCACTGGTGTTCGACTATCCCCTCACCGAGGCAGCGCTGAGTCAGCTGCGCCCGCAGCTGACCGAGGCGCTGAAGTCAGGCACGGTCGCCGCCGTCATCACCGAAGCCATCCAGTGCGACGGCGGGGTCCGGGTGCCCGACGCCGGCTTCCTGCCGACGCTGCGCGAACTCTGCGAGGCCACTGACACGCTGCTCATCCTCGACGAGGTCAAGGCGGGCCTGGGCAGAACAGGGTCGCTCTTCGCCTTCGAGGCCTCGGACATCCGGCCCGATATCGTCACCCTGGGCAAGTCCCTGGGCGGCGGTCTGCCGATCTCGGCCGTCATCGGACCCGAAGCCGTCCTCGACGTCGCCCCCGCCTCGGCGCTGTTGACCAACGCCGGTGCCCCGATCTGTGCCGCGGCCGCCGATGCTGTCCTCGATCTCGCCACCGATCCAGCCCTCGCCGAGGAGGTCGACTCACTCGGACCACGTGCCCGTGAACGCATCGCCGACTACCGCGGCAGCGAACGGGCGGGAGTCGATTCCATCGTCGAGGTCCGCGGACGTGGGCTCCTTCTCGGTGTCGAGCTCCGTGCCCCGGCAGGTTCGCAACTTGATGATGGGCAGCTGGCCGCGCTGACGATCTACCGGGCCTGGGAACTCGGTGTCGTCGTCTACGTTGTGCGAAATAATGTCCTTGAGATCAGCCCACCGCTGCAGATCGCCCCGTACGACCTCGACCGCGGCATCGAGATCATTTTGGGCGCCCTCGACGATGTCGTGTCCGGGCGAGTGCCCGCCGAGGTACTCGACCGGTTCGCCGGCTGGTGA
- a CDS encoding Orn/Lys/Arg family decarboxylase, with protein MSQNDFTLAVVSDHSAADTDHADPLEAVKRSLTALGTAVTEITPFQSARLLNDKSGLLIIVDRITGHAATGVENSSDALQELLGQIRSQSADVPVFLYGESLTARSLSTEVLAEIEGVINAYEDTPEFVAKVVHREATRYVERLAPPFFKALMDYSNDGAYSWHCPGHSGGTAFLKSPAGTVFHQFFGENMLRSDVCNAVEELGQLLDHTGPVAESEARAAETFGADHLFFVTNGTSTSNKVVWNSAVSAGDVVLVDRNCHKSILHAIILTGAIPIYLWPTRNRAGIIGPIPRSEFSPEAIGEKIRAHPAITDKSVTPRILTLTQSTYDGVVYNAEEIKSTLDGYVDVLHFDEAWLPHARFHELYKGMHGVDERTAKTQKSLVYATQSTHKLLAGLSQASQILVQNSEETELDRDIFNEAYLMHTSTSPQYSIIASCDVSAEMMRGPGGHALVEETITEAMEFRRAIIRIGDEHADSDWWFGVWGPDTPPREGLAERAEWQLSASDNWHGFGEIGEDFAMLDPIKVTLTTPGLSIDGEFGEFGIPGLVLSKYLAEHGVVVEKTGLYSLFILFTIGVTKGRWNTLIAELHRFKSAVDSNVRIDEIMPEFVAESPQYAGLGLKDLCQRLHELYREHDFANLTTDIYLEEPAVALPPTDAWAATTSGKIEHVGISQLGGRISAVLLTPYPPGIPLLVPGERVSPKIVEYLKAEAELARRYPGFNGITHGLTATSGGGNTVACVIEES; from the coding sequence ATGAGCCAGAATGATTTCACCCTCGCCGTCGTCTCCGACCACAGCGCGGCCGACACCGACCATGCCGATCCCTTAGAGGCGGTCAAGCGGTCGCTGACCGCCTTGGGCACCGCCGTCACCGAGATCACGCCGTTCCAGTCGGCCCGGCTCCTCAACGACAAGTCGGGCCTGCTCATCATCGTCGATCGGATCACCGGCCACGCCGCGACGGGCGTAGAGAACTCGTCGGATGCACTGCAGGAACTGCTCGGGCAGATCCGCTCCCAGAGCGCCGATGTCCCGGTATTCCTCTACGGAGAAAGCCTCACCGCACGCAGCCTCTCCACGGAGGTCCTCGCCGAGATCGAAGGCGTGATCAATGCTTATGAGGACACCCCCGAGTTCGTCGCGAAGGTCGTTCACCGGGAGGCCACCCGCTATGTCGAACGCCTGGCGCCGCCCTTCTTCAAGGCCCTGATGGACTACTCGAACGACGGTGCCTACTCCTGGCACTGCCCCGGGCACTCGGGCGGCACCGCCTTCCTCAAGTCACCGGCAGGTACCGTCTTCCACCAGTTCTTCGGTGAGAACATGCTCCGCTCGGACGTGTGCAACGCCGTCGAAGAACTCGGACAGCTCCTCGACCACACGGGCCCCGTGGCGGAGTCCGAGGCCAGGGCCGCCGAGACCTTCGGCGCCGACCACCTGTTCTTCGTCACCAACGGCACCTCCACCTCCAACAAGGTGGTCTGGAACTCTGCCGTCAGCGCCGGCGATGTCGTGCTCGTCGACCGCAACTGCCACAAATCGATCCTCCATGCGATCATCCTCACCGGGGCGATTCCGATCTACCTCTGGCCGACCAGGAACCGCGCCGGGATCATCGGCCCGATCCCCCGCAGCGAGTTCTCCCCCGAGGCCATCGGAGAGAAGATCCGGGCCCATCCGGCCATCACCGACAAGAGCGTGACCCCGCGCATCCTCACCCTGACGCAGAGCACCTACGACGGGGTCGTCTACAACGCCGAGGAGATCAAGTCGACCCTCGACGGCTATGTCGACGTCCTCCACTTCGATGAAGCATGGCTCCCGCACGCCCGGTTCCACGAGCTCTACAAGGGGATGCACGGCGTCGATGAACGGACTGCGAAGACGCAGAAGTCGTTGGTCTACGCCACGCAGTCGACGCACAAACTCCTGGCCGGTCTCTCGCAGGCCTCACAGATCCTCGTCCAGAACTCCGAGGAGACCGAGCTCGACCGCGACATCTTCAACGAGGCCTACCTCATGCACACGTCGACGAGTCCGCAGTACTCGATCATCGCCAGCTGCGATGTCTCCGCAGAGATGATGCGCGGACCCGGCGGTCATGCCCTCGTCGAAGAGACCATCACCGAGGCAATGGAGTTCCGCCGGGCCATCATCCGCATCGGTGACGAGCATGCCGACTCAGACTGGTGGTTCGGCGTCTGGGGACCGGACACCCCGCCGAGAGAGGGACTGGCGGAACGCGCCGAATGGCAGCTGAGTGCCTCCGACAACTGGCACGGTTTCGGCGAGATCGGCGAGGACTTCGCCATGCTCGACCCGATCAAGGTCACCCTGACGACTCCGGGGCTGAGCATCGACGGCGAATTCGGCGAATTCGGCATCCCCGGGCTGGTACTGTCGAAGTACCTTGCCGAACACGGAGTCGTCGTCGAGAAGACCGGTCTTTACTCACTCTTCATCCTCTTCACGATCGGAGTCACGAAGGGACGGTGGAACACACTCATCGCCGAACTCCACCGGTTCAAGAGTGCCGTCGACAGCAACGTCCGCATCGACGAGATCATGCCGGAGTTCGTCGCGGAGTCACCGCAGTACGCGGGACTGGGCTTGAAGGACCTCTGCCAGCGGCTCCACGAGCTCTATCGCGAGCACGACTTCGCGAACCTCACCACCGACATCTACCTCGAGGAACCTGCGGTCGCACTCCCGCCGACCGACGCCTGGGCGGCGACGACCAGCGGGAAGATCGAGCACGTCGGGATCTCGCAGCTCGGGGGACGCATCTCCGCGGTCCTGCTCACGCCTTACCCGCCCGGCATCCCGCTGCTCGTACCCGGGGAACGAGTGAGTCCGAAGATCGTCGAGTACCTCAAGGCCGAGGCCGAGCTGGCGCGCCGCTACCCCGGTTTCAACGGAATCACCCATGGGCTGACGGCCACGTCCGGTGGGGGGAACACCGTGGCCTGCGTCATCGAGGAGAGCTGA
- a CDS encoding MurR/RpiR family transcriptional regulator, with product MIRKDATVEEDPDVQDSRGEDGPSLAVGLRAAMPTFTPAEKKIARAILASYPFSGLEPISSLADSAGVSAPSVVRFARTLGFNGYREFQERLRQEIRVREESNLSQAETRPRGQEPQFDAARSAYHAGIDQTFDSVIGDDLDRTVRLLAQTKRSVVFLGATYSGFIADIFHAQLAPARSGTMRLAANPLVAAGQLLDLKRGDIVVAFDVRRYEPRVTDVVRTAKELGLATIVFTDPWMSPAAALADHVLTADVRAAGPSDTMVPMLALVEAVSELVVVELGQAGVDRLGRLDPLRLRLGGTANHG from the coding sequence ATGATACGCAAGGACGCGACCGTCGAGGAAGATCCGGACGTGCAGGATTCGCGAGGCGAGGACGGACCGAGCCTGGCGGTGGGCCTGCGTGCCGCCATGCCGACATTCACCCCGGCAGAGAAGAAGATCGCCCGTGCGATCCTCGCCTCCTATCCGTTCTCCGGACTCGAACCGATCTCGAGCCTCGCCGACTCCGCGGGAGTCAGCGCCCCATCCGTTGTCCGCTTCGCCCGGACGCTGGGATTCAACGGCTATCGGGAGTTCCAAGAGAGGCTGCGCCAGGAGATCCGCGTACGCGAGGAGTCGAATCTCTCGCAGGCTGAGACGCGTCCGCGCGGTCAGGAGCCGCAGTTCGATGCCGCACGATCCGCCTATCATGCGGGGATTGACCAGACCTTCGACTCGGTGATCGGTGACGACCTCGACCGCACCGTCAGACTGCTTGCGCAGACGAAGAGGTCGGTGGTCTTCCTTGGGGCAACGTACTCGGGGTTCATCGCGGACATCTTCCACGCCCAGTTGGCCCCTGCGAGGTCGGGCACGATGCGGTTGGCGGCGAATCCTCTCGTCGCAGCCGGGCAGCTCCTCGACCTCAAGCGAGGGGACATCGTCGTCGCCTTCGATGTCAGACGCTACGAACCCCGAGTCACAGACGTCGTGCGCACGGCCAAAGAGCTCGGTCTGGCGACGATCGTGTTTACCGATCCCTGGATGTCGCCGGCAGCTGCCTTGGCCGACCATGTACTCACCGCCGACGTCCGCGCAGCGGGTCCTTCGGACACGATGGTGCCGATGCTGGCACTAGTCGAAGCGGTGAGCGAACTCGTCGTGGTAGAACTCGGTCAGGCAGGGGTCGACCGGTTGGGACGCCTCGACCCGCTGCGGCTGCGGCTCGGAGGCACGGCCAACCACGGGTGA
- a CDS encoding type I glutamate--ammonia ligase, whose protein sequence is MSNEPTSGDLDCHEWLHESVRPGPGELVFLATSDLSAHTRGRAVRAESLKTSTSVGWVPANLGIGPSGHITDDIPFDSSGDLRLLPDFDSAVRTTLIPGQPPLTIVFSDQVNTDGTPWHGDARSFLRQAIAELSEEFGIQVNAAFEHEFTDLGNTAPTQPFSLQAHRALEPIGSESMAALAEMGAQPENWLPEYAPNQFELTVSPAPALTAADRAVLVRDTVAAVFAGHDREVTFTPVPIAGDGGSGVHVHFGLNDLDGETLVFDADRPGRISVKAAKFAAGIVKYAPSLTAIFAPLVVSYQRLRPHNWSTAASFLGLQNREALLRIVPTNEIGGADPRPQLHFEFRGGDIGANPYLLLGILLKAGMEGLRQDLEPAEVVVGDPDAAVSAEGQLPTSLREAIDHLESDDVVREWFHPELLATYLAVKRAEIAEFGDLEPSQQCAAYRKFY, encoded by the coding sequence GTGAGCAATGAACCCACTTCTGGGGACCTGGACTGTCATGAGTGGCTGCACGAGAGCGTTCGGCCAGGACCCGGCGAACTCGTCTTCCTCGCCACATCCGACCTCTCCGCGCACACACGCGGCCGTGCGGTTCGAGCAGAATCGCTGAAGACCTCGACGTCCGTGGGATGGGTTCCGGCCAACCTCGGCATCGGCCCCAGTGGTCACATCACCGACGATATCCCCTTCGACTCCTCCGGTGACCTCCGACTCCTTCCCGACTTCGACTCCGCCGTGCGGACGACCCTCATCCCCGGCCAGCCTCCGCTGACCATCGTGTTCTCCGACCAGGTCAACACCGACGGCACACCCTGGCACGGGGATGCCAGGTCATTCCTCCGCCAGGCAATCGCAGAGCTGTCGGAGGAATTCGGCATCCAGGTCAACGCCGCCTTCGAACACGAATTCACCGATCTCGGCAACACTGCCCCGACTCAGCCGTTCTCCCTACAGGCCCACCGCGCCCTCGAACCGATCGGTTCGGAATCGATGGCCGCCCTGGCAGAGATGGGTGCTCAACCGGAGAACTGGCTGCCCGAATACGCTCCCAACCAGTTCGAACTCACCGTCTCCCCGGCCCCGGCACTCACCGCGGCCGACCGTGCCGTGCTCGTCCGCGATACCGTCGCCGCGGTCTTCGCCGGTCACGACAGGGAGGTCACCTTCACCCCCGTCCCGATCGCCGGTGACGGAGGTTCGGGAGTCCACGTCCATTTCGGTCTCAACGACCTCGACGGCGAGACTCTGGTCTTCGACGCGGATCGTCCCGGGCGGATCTCCGTCAAGGCCGCGAAGTTCGCCGCCGGAATCGTCAAGTACGCCCCATCGCTGACCGCGATCTTCGCCCCGCTCGTCGTGTCCTACCAGCGGCTGCGCCCGCACAACTGGTCGACGGCGGCCTCGTTCCTCGGCCTGCAGAATCGCGAGGCGCTGCTGCGGATCGTGCCCACGAACGAGATCGGCGGTGCGGATCCTCGTCCGCAGCTGCATTTCGAGTTCCGCGGCGGCGACATCGGCGCCAACCCGTACCTCCTGCTGGGTATCCTGCTCAAGGCCGGCATGGAGGGGCTTCGTCAGGATCTCGAACCCGCCGAGGTGGTCGTCGGTGATCCCGATGCCGCCGTCAGCGCCGAGGGTCAGCTTCCGACGTCCCTGCGCGAGGCCATCGACCACCTCGAGTCCGATGACGTGGTACGTGAGTGGTTCCACCCCGAACTGCTGGCAACCTACCTGGCCGTCAAGCGTGCGGAGATCGCCGAGTTCGGCGACCTCGAACCCTCACAGCAGTGCGCCGCCTACCGGAAGTTCTACTGA
- a CDS encoding amidohydrolase family protein: MNELELVDHHCHGVLEHDLDRGAFEDLITESDRPSPSGTTFFDTQLGFMIRRYCAPLLGLPAFAVPEDYIAERTRLGAVEVNTRLLTGHGYDTLLIETGHRGDEILGPRQMGVRSGTRVFEVVRLERIAEELVEAGVSASDFRSVFTDELDARLRTAVGVKSIAAYRIGLDFDPKRPTAEEVDSAVHEWTTASVDGPVRLEDATIIRHLIWEAVDRTVPIQFHIGYGDPDVDLHRCNPLLLTEFLRLSRGSGASVMLLHCYPYHREAGYLAHCFEHVYADVGLAINYTGAQAAQVIAESLELTPFHKALFSSDAWGAAELYSLGAILFKDGLDWVLNDWATRHGWPEDELRRIAGMIGAGNASRVYSLATNEAGQDW; this comes from the coding sequence ATGAACGAGCTGGAACTCGTCGACCACCACTGCCACGGCGTACTCGAACACGATCTCGATCGCGGGGCCTTCGAAGACCTCATCACCGAGTCCGACCGTCCAAGCCCTTCCGGCACGACGTTCTTCGACACCCAACTCGGCTTCATGATCCGACGGTACTGCGCCCCACTTTTGGGGCTCCCGGCCTTCGCCGTTCCCGAGGATTACATCGCAGAGAGGACCCGCCTCGGCGCGGTCGAGGTCAATACACGGCTGCTGACCGGGCACGGCTACGACACCCTCCTCATCGAGACCGGACACCGCGGGGACGAGATCCTCGGACCCCGACAGATGGGTGTGCGTTCCGGCACCCGGGTATTCGAGGTAGTCCGCCTCGAACGCATCGCCGAAGAGCTCGTGGAAGCAGGGGTCTCCGCCAGCGACTTCCGGTCCGTCTTCACCGATGAACTCGATGCGCGCCTGCGCACCGCGGTCGGAGTGAAGTCCATCGCCGCCTACCGCATAGGCCTCGACTTCGATCCCAAGCGGCCAACCGCCGAAGAGGTCGACTCAGCGGTCCATGAGTGGACGACAGCGAGTGTCGACGGCCCCGTGCGCCTCGAAGACGCGACGATCATCCGTCACCTCATCTGGGAAGCCGTCGATCGGACGGTGCCGATCCAATTCCACATCGGCTATGGCGATCCGGACGTCGACCTGCATCGGTGCAACCCGCTCCTGCTCACCGAGTTCCTGCGGCTCAGCCGTGGTTCGGGGGCGAGCGTCATGCTGCTGCACTGCTATCCGTATCATCGCGAGGCCGGGTATTTGGCGCACTGCTTCGAGCATGTCTATGCCGATGTCGGCCTCGCCATCAACTACACCGGCGCCCAGGCTGCTCAGGTGATCGCCGAATCCCTTGAACTCACGCCCTTCCATAAGGCGCTGTTCTCTTCCGACGCGTGGGGAGCTGCCGAGCTCTACAGTCTCGGGGCGATCCTCTTCAAGGACGGACTCGACTGGGTCCTCAACGACTGGGCGACTAGGCATGGTTGGCCGGAGGATGAGCTTCGCCGCATCGCCGGAATGATCGGAGCAGGCAACGCAAGTCGGGTTTACAGCCTGGCAACGAACGAAGCAGGGCAAGACTGGTGA
- a CDS encoding M20 metallopeptidase family protein has translation MDIRQERFSTERSAEFGAAWLAAVEADLDHALDFRRRIHSCPDLGGQEQATAGVIEAELSPLMALDAIAGTGRIGRVGPADGPAVGIRAELDALPGEEATGADFASTNGAMHACGHDVHIAALVAVIRAIPELGERTGQALPTALAAVFQPREESYPSGALDIVSEKGLETASIARMIGVHNHPGVPLGQVAIGEGYINAAADEVHITVHGRGGHGAYPHNASDPVAAVANVALSLPEIVRRTIGPMSAAVVSVGTMSVGDGAANVLPRNGGIRATVRTTSAQERTDIQAAIGTMATRIAQAYGLEADVTIVDGEPVLINDSDLARRFTARAQALGTTVASPMRSLGADDFSFFSETVPSAMSFVGTGQPQASLHNAGYLPPERSVLDVARAMIAGYLAGAESLLGTAFE, from the coding sequence ATGGATATCAGGCAGGAGCGGTTCTCGACCGAACGGTCCGCGGAGTTCGGCGCCGCGTGGCTGGCTGCGGTCGAGGCCGATCTCGACCATGCACTGGATTTTCGCCGCCGCATTCACTCCTGCCCCGACCTCGGTGGTCAGGAGCAAGCGACGGCCGGGGTCATCGAGGCCGAGCTCTCCCCCTTAATGGCCCTGGACGCGATCGCGGGAACCGGTCGCATCGGCCGCGTCGGACCCGCGGATGGTCCCGCCGTGGGCATCCGTGCCGAGCTCGATGCACTGCCCGGTGAGGAAGCGACCGGAGCGGACTTCGCCTCGACGAACGGAGCGATGCACGCGTGCGGGCATGACGTGCATATCGCCGCGCTCGTCGCCGTCATTCGGGCCATCCCTGAGCTCGGTGAACGCACCGGCCAAGCGCTGCCGACGGCCCTGGCTGCGGTCTTCCAACCTCGCGAGGAGTCCTACCCCTCCGGTGCTCTCGACATCGTTTCGGAAAAGGGGCTAGAAACCGCTTCGATCGCCAGAATGATCGGCGTCCACAATCACCCAGGGGTGCCCTTGGGTCAGGTGGCGATCGGTGAGGGCTATATCAATGCGGCGGCGGACGAAGTCCACATCACCGTGCACGGTCGCGGCGGTCACGGGGCCTATCCGCACAATGCCTCCGACCCGGTGGCGGCGGTTGCGAACGTCGCGCTGTCGCTGCCCGAGATCGTCCGCAGGACCATCGGGCCGATGTCGGCGGCCGTGGTCAGTGTCGGGACGATGAGCGTCGGTGATGGGGCGGCGAACGTGCTGCCCCGCAACGGAGGCATCCGCGCCACCGTGAGGACCACCTCGGCGCAGGAGAGGACGGACATTCAGGCGGCGATCGGAACCATGGCCACGCGGATCGCGCAAGCCTACGGCCTCGAGGCCGATGTGACGATCGTCGATGGGGAACCGGTGCTCATCAACGACTCTGACCTGGCACGACGTTTCACCGCACGGGCTCAGGCCCTCGGTACGACCGTGGCGTCACCGATGCGGTCGCTGGGCGCCGATGACTTCTCGTTCTTCTCCGAGACCGTCCCCTCGGCTATGAGCTTCGTCGGCACCGGTCAGCCGCAGGCTTCTCTCCACAACGCGGGGTATCTGCCGCCTGAGCGGTCGGTGCTCGACGTGG